In Candidatus Zixiibacteriota bacterium, one DNA window encodes the following:
- a CDS encoding flagellar protein FlgN produces the protein MINQLIQIINDEALLFEEFLRLLDCQKEALVANDTERLNQITQLQQQKLVECRALDHRRDQIVAAIKEANTIVGDVTVTRLLEYADEDQSQRLIRLREAVLSLNDRISDARNTNAMLLNRSREFISRTMRMLSRLHAPGKTYGRTGAAAQDGAVVAVDRRI, from the coding sequence ATGATCAACCAGCTCATACAGATCATCAACGATGAAGCGCTCCTGTTCGAGGAGTTTCTGCGCCTTCTGGACTGCCAAAAGGAGGCGCTTGTCGCCAATGACACCGAGCGTCTCAACCAGATCACACAATTGCAGCAGCAGAAACTGGTCGAGTGCCGCGCCCTGGATCACCGTCGCGATCAGATAGTCGCCGCCATTAAGGAGGCGAACACGATAGTCGGGGACGTGACGGTCACGCGGCTGCTGGAATACGCCGACGAGGACCAGTCGCAGCGCCTGATTCGCCTGCGCGAGGCGGTTCTAAGCCTGAATGACCGCATCTCCGACGCCCGCAACACCAATGCCATGCTCTTGAACCGTTCGCGCGAATTCATCTCACGGACAATGAGAATGCTCTCCCGCCTGCACGCCCCGGGCAAGACTTACGGTCGCACGGGCGCCGCTGCGCAGGACGGCGCCGTGGTGGCGGTGGACAGGAGGATCTGA